The following coding sequences lie in one Alicyclobacillus curvatus genomic window:
- the metH gene encoding methionine synthase yields MENQENQHQQHQQHQQHQPHEQHQHHPSFERLREAMQRRILILDGAMGTMIQQLNLSEADFGGAEYDGCNEYLVYTKPQAIRFIHDAYLEAGADIIETDTFGATPLVLAEYGLQDKAEALNEKAAQIAREAVDAVSTPEWPRFVAGSMGPTTKSLSITGGATFEELADSYRVQVRGLLQGGVDVLLLETSQDMLNVKAATLGIRQAFDDTGVVVPIIISGTIEPMGTTLGGQNIEAFYLSVEHLHPLAVGLNCATGPEFMRDHVRTLSTLSEVGVSCYPNAGLPDENGHYHETPAAFAEKMADFARAGWLNVAGGCCGTTPGHIRALREALNGIAPRTPAPVHTHAVSGLEPVYLEDDNRPILVGERTNVIGSRKFRKLIAAKDYETAAEVARAQVKSGAQVVDVCLADPDSDEAADIAAFLPHVVRKVKVPFMIDSTDANVVEAALKLVQGKAIINSTNLEDGEPRLARFAGLAQKYGAALVVGTIDEKGMAVTRERKLEVALRSYDLLVGKYGMAPADIIFDPLTFPCGTGDENYIGSARETVEGIRLLRHRLPECPTILGISNVSFGLPPAGREVLNSVFLYECTKAGLGYAIVNAEKLERYASIPDAEKDLALRLLFATSDQLVAEFTAFYRDKPKESKIEKASLPLDERLARCVVDGSKEGLIEDLEEALQSRSPLEVINGPLMDGMNEVGRLFNNNELIVAEVLQSAEVMKAAVAHLEPKMEKTESANKGTVLLATVKGDVHDIGKNLVEIILANNGFKVINLGIKVPPNELIEAARTHNPDIIGLSGLLVKSAQQMVVTAEDLKNAGVQVPVLVGGAALTKKFSYTRIQPAYDGTIVYAKDAMEGLAYANRLVSSADTRASLAEQLLREQAEMASRDVQKGDSNADASRGTEPRVSDISRTAPVFTPPDLTRHILRDIPLSYIRPYLNLQMLLGKHLGLAGNVEKLLAEGDEKAVTLLELVDHLLRQGEADGFLKVSAVYQFFPAVASGDEVWILRHDDAGVLERFHFPRQAKPPYLCLADFLRPAAAGVTDYVAMLTVTAGTGVRKVAEAWKESGDYLRAHALQALALELAEASAERIHHVIRDAWGFPDGLEMTMRERFIARYQGIRVSFGYPACPNLEDQAQLFRLLKPEDIGVELTDGFMMEPEASVSALVFSHPEARYFNVDIG; encoded by the coding sequence ATGGAGAATCAGGAGAACCAGCATCAGCAGCACCAGCAGCACCAGCAGCACCAGCCGCACGAGCAGCACCAGCACCACCCTAGCTTTGAACGCCTGCGCGAGGCGATGCAGCGGCGCATCCTCATCCTTGACGGGGCTATGGGGACCATGATCCAACAGCTGAACCTAAGCGAAGCGGACTTCGGCGGTGCCGAGTACGACGGGTGCAATGAATACCTGGTCTACACCAAACCGCAGGCCATCCGCTTCATTCACGACGCCTACCTAGAAGCAGGCGCAGACATCATTGAGACAGATACGTTCGGCGCAACACCGCTGGTCCTTGCCGAATACGGACTACAAGACAAGGCAGAGGCCCTGAACGAGAAAGCTGCGCAAATCGCCCGCGAAGCTGTAGATGCCGTGTCAACACCGGAGTGGCCGAGGTTTGTAGCGGGAAGTATGGGGCCGACGACGAAGAGTCTCTCCATCACGGGGGGCGCCACGTTTGAAGAACTCGCGGACTCGTACAGAGTGCAAGTGCGCGGCCTCCTCCAAGGCGGCGTGGATGTCCTCTTGCTCGAAACCTCTCAGGATATGCTCAACGTCAAAGCTGCAACTTTGGGGATTCGGCAGGCATTCGACGATACGGGTGTCGTCGTCCCCATCATCATCTCTGGCACCATCGAGCCGATGGGCACGACCCTTGGCGGCCAAAATATCGAAGCGTTCTACCTCTCCGTGGAACACCTGCACCCGCTGGCCGTCGGTCTGAACTGCGCGACCGGGCCGGAGTTTATGCGTGATCACGTTCGCACGCTTTCCACGCTGTCAGAAGTCGGCGTCAGTTGCTATCCGAACGCAGGGCTCCCGGACGAAAACGGCCATTACCATGAGACTCCGGCTGCCTTTGCAGAGAAAATGGCGGACTTTGCGAGAGCAGGGTGGCTGAACGTGGCCGGTGGCTGCTGCGGCACGACCCCAGGCCACATTCGGGCACTCCGTGAGGCCCTTAATGGCATCGCCCCGCGTACCCCGGCCCCCGTACACACGCACGCGGTCAGCGGGCTCGAACCCGTCTACCTCGAGGACGATAACCGCCCCATCCTGGTTGGGGAGCGGACGAACGTCATCGGATCGCGCAAGTTCCGCAAGTTAATTGCCGCCAAGGATTACGAGACCGCGGCCGAAGTGGCAAGAGCCCAGGTGAAATCAGGTGCGCAGGTGGTGGACGTCTGTCTCGCCGATCCCGATTCTGACGAAGCCGCCGACATCGCCGCCTTTTTGCCACACGTGGTGCGTAAAGTGAAAGTCCCGTTCATGATTGACTCCACTGACGCGAACGTCGTTGAGGCCGCACTGAAGCTGGTTCAGGGCAAGGCTATCATCAACTCCACCAATCTCGAAGACGGGGAGCCGCGCCTGGCCCGTTTCGCTGGGCTGGCACAGAAGTACGGAGCCGCGCTCGTGGTCGGGACCATCGATGAGAAGGGGATGGCGGTGACACGCGAGCGCAAGCTCGAGGTCGCGCTTCGGAGTTATGACCTGCTTGTCGGCAAATACGGAATGGCCCCGGCAGATATCATTTTCGATCCGCTGACGTTCCCCTGCGGCACAGGCGATGAAAACTACATCGGCAGCGCCAGGGAGACGGTGGAAGGGATTCGATTGCTGCGCCATCGGCTGCCAGAGTGTCCGACCATCCTTGGTATCAGCAACGTCTCTTTCGGCCTGCCACCTGCCGGCCGCGAGGTGCTAAACTCTGTGTTCCTCTACGAATGCACAAAGGCGGGACTCGGGTACGCGATTGTCAATGCCGAGAAACTAGAACGCTATGCGTCCATCCCAGACGCAGAGAAAGACTTGGCGTTGCGCCTCTTGTTTGCGACAAGCGACCAACTTGTGGCTGAGTTTACGGCTTTCTACCGAGACAAGCCGAAAGAATCAAAGATCGAGAAGGCGTCTTTGCCGCTTGATGAGCGGCTTGCGAGGTGTGTGGTCGACGGATCGAAAGAGGGTTTGATAGAAGACCTCGAAGAGGCCTTGCAGTCTCGTTCGCCGCTTGAAGTCATCAACGGCCCTCTGATGGACGGGATGAATGAGGTCGGGCGCCTATTTAACAACAACGAGCTGATTGTGGCAGAAGTTCTGCAGAGTGCAGAGGTCATGAAAGCTGCAGTCGCGCACCTCGAACCAAAGATGGAGAAGACGGAGAGCGCCAATAAGGGTACGGTCTTGCTCGCTACGGTGAAGGGCGACGTGCATGACATCGGTAAGAACCTGGTGGAAATCATCCTTGCCAACAACGGGTTCAAGGTCATCAATCTTGGCATTAAAGTGCCGCCAAATGAGCTGATTGAGGCCGCCCGGACACACAATCCAGACATCATCGGACTCTCCGGCCTGCTCGTCAAGTCGGCGCAGCAGATGGTGGTCACGGCAGAGGATTTGAAGAACGCAGGGGTCCAGGTGCCGGTTCTCGTCGGTGGGGCAGCGCTGACCAAGAAATTCTCATACACCCGCATCCAGCCTGCGTATGACGGCACCATCGTCTACGCCAAGGACGCCATGGAAGGTCTGGCTTATGCGAATCGGCTGGTGAGTTCCGCAGATACCCGAGCATCCCTTGCGGAGCAACTGCTGCGGGAGCAAGCAGAGATGGCATCGCGCGATGTGCAAAAGGGCGATTCGAATGCTGACGCTTCCCGTGGAACAGAGCCTCGCGTGTCGGACATCTCCCGGACAGCACCGGTGTTTACACCGCCGGACTTGACGCGCCATATCCTACGGGACATTCCGCTCTCATACATTCGGCCCTACCTGAACCTGCAGATGCTGCTTGGCAAACACCTCGGTCTCGCGGGGAACGTGGAGAAACTGCTCGCAGAAGGCGACGAGAAAGCAGTGACTTTGCTCGAACTCGTGGACCATCTGTTACGCCAGGGGGAGGCGGACGGCTTCCTCAAGGTCAGCGCGGTGTACCAGTTCTTCCCTGCCGTCGCATCCGGGGATGAGGTGTGGATTCTCCGCCACGACGATGCGGGTGTGCTGGAGCGATTCCACTTCCCACGGCAAGCAAAACCACCGTATCTCTGCCTGGCCGACTTCCTAAGGCCGGCGGCAGCCGGTGTGACTGATTACGTCGCCATGCTCACTGTGACCGCAGGAACCGGAGTGCGCAAGGTGGCGGAGGCATGGAAAGAGAGTGGCGATTACCTGCGGGCTCACGCTTTACAGGCACTTGCGCTGGAACTCGCTGAGGCTTCAGCAGAGCGCATCCACCACGTGATTCGCGATGCATGGGGCTTTCCGGATGGACTTGAGATGACCATGCGCGAGCGCTTTATTGCGCGTTACCAAGGCATCAGGGTGTCATTCGGATATCCTGCATGTCCAAATTTGGAAGATCAAGCACAGCTGTTTCGTCTGCTCAAACCGGAAGACATCGGGGTGGAGCTGACAGACGGATTCATGATGGAGCCGGAGGCGAGTGTGTCCGCGCTTGTCTTCTCGCATCCGGAAGCACGCTATTTCAACGTGGATATCGGATAA
- a CDS encoding bifunctional homocysteine S-methyltransferase/methylenetetrahydrofolate reductase yields the protein MREDGVREDIREAWKHRVVLGDGAMATMLHQSGVPIRTCYEELSLSHPKWVRDVHLAYIAAGAEVIQTNTFGAHRIGLERYGLAHRLEDINRAAVAVAREAASIAQATGVVTDAQEVLHRTAPGTPWVFGTIGSTADLGYRRETEDAAFALRDVFREQLEVLLSAGVDGIVLETFADLDEILLALDVVRGQTNLPILATLSPDAPDVTRDGVPLTDAFAKMQAAGADVVGLNCRLGLAGILRSYERLPHHHDTIYAAVPNAGLLHLTDGDVSYTAGAEYFADMGKRLVDTGIRFIGGCCGTTPDHIRKLAQRVSNVNVPAAVDPSVRTGAPTVTGIRKNASERSPDTSNAAHKDIDGSGAAPTLLEKVRTGTTVIVELDPPRTTDISRYMAAASALHRAGADSITLADNSLGTVRVSNMAVAAMLKPMGIDPLVHVTCRDRNLIGQQSHLMGLHVLGIHHILLVTGDPSRFGDLPGATSVYDVSSIDLTRMVRRLNEGIAFSGQPLKEPAKFVVGTSFNPHVRNFDKALERLKRKVDAGADYVMTQPVYDERIMEDIARSTEDLGVPLFIGIMPLVSARNAMFLHNEVPGMHIPEHVLARMVDAPPETATEVGMSVAEDLTQKAGQYFNGIYLMTPFLRYELTARLTAVAKAGTGAVAESR from the coding sequence ATCCGTGAGGATGGCGTCCGCGAGGACATTCGGGAGGCCTGGAAGCACCGCGTTGTCCTTGGCGACGGGGCGATGGCGACCATGCTGCACCAGTCTGGAGTGCCCATCCGCACTTGCTATGAGGAACTCTCATTGTCCCACCCGAAGTGGGTGCGAGACGTCCATCTTGCCTACATTGCAGCAGGTGCAGAAGTCATACAGACCAATACTTTCGGGGCACATCGCATCGGTCTTGAGCGCTATGGCCTGGCGCATCGCCTCGAAGATATCAATCGTGCCGCTGTCGCCGTGGCCCGTGAAGCTGCAAGCATCGCCCAGGCGACGGGAGTGGTGACCGATGCGCAAGAGGTGCTGCACCGCACGGCGCCAGGAACGCCGTGGGTGTTTGGGACCATCGGATCGACAGCGGACCTTGGTTACCGCCGCGAAACAGAAGATGCCGCTTTTGCGCTTCGTGACGTCTTTCGCGAGCAACTTGAGGTTCTGCTGTCTGCGGGGGTGGACGGTATCGTCCTCGAAACCTTCGCCGATCTCGATGAAATCCTCCTTGCCCTCGACGTCGTCCGCGGTCAGACTAACTTGCCGATTTTGGCTACGTTGTCACCCGACGCGCCTGACGTTACGCGTGACGGGGTGCCTTTGACGGACGCGTTTGCCAAGATGCAGGCAGCGGGTGCAGATGTGGTCGGATTGAACTGCCGACTTGGCCTCGCAGGAATTCTCCGTTCTTACGAACGATTGCCGCACCATCACGACACCATCTACGCGGCTGTGCCGAATGCAGGTCTCCTGCACCTCACCGACGGTGACGTTTCCTACACCGCGGGTGCCGAGTACTTTGCCGACATGGGGAAACGACTCGTGGACACCGGCATCCGGTTTATCGGGGGGTGTTGCGGCACCACACCGGATCACATTCGCAAACTGGCCCAGCGCGTCAGCAATGTGAACGTGCCTGCGGCGGTTGACCCCTCCGTTCGTACCGGGGCACCTACTGTTACAGGCATTCGGAAGAATGCCTCGGAGCGAAGCCCGGACACATCCAACGCAGCACACAAGGACATCGACGGCTCGGGCGCTGCACCAACGCTCTTGGAGAAGGTGCGGACGGGAACGACGGTCATTGTCGAGCTCGACCCCCCACGCACAACGGACATTTCGCGCTATATGGCGGCTGCGAGCGCACTACACCGAGCTGGCGCAGACTCGATTACACTCGCAGACAATTCCCTAGGCACCGTACGCGTCAGCAACATGGCGGTTGCGGCAATGTTGAAACCGATGGGTATCGATCCGCTCGTCCACGTCACATGCCGCGACAGAAACCTCATCGGGCAGCAGTCGCACCTGATGGGGCTGCACGTTCTGGGAATTCATCACATCTTGCTCGTGACAGGCGATCCGTCCCGCTTCGGTGATCTCCCCGGAGCCACGTCCGTTTATGACGTGTCCTCGATTGACTTAACACGCATGGTCCGACGTCTGAACGAAGGCATCGCCTTTTCTGGCCAGCCGCTCAAGGAACCTGCAAAGTTTGTCGTGGGGACATCCTTTAACCCCCATGTGCGCAACTTTGACAAGGCGCTCGAGCGATTGAAGCGAAAAGTCGACGCTGGCGCGGATTACGTTATGACGCAGCCTGTGTATGATGAGCGGATCATGGAAGACATCGCACGGAGCACAGAAGACCTCGGCGTCCCGTTGTTTATCGGCATCATGCCGCTCGTCAGCGCTCGCAACGCAATGTTCTTGCACAATGAGGTCCCGGGTATGCACATTCCGGAGCATGTCTTGGCTCGGATGGTGGACGCTCCCCCTGAAACGGCGACGGAGGTCGGGATGAGCGTTGCAGAGGACTTGACGCAAAAGGCCGGTCAGTACTTTAACGGCATCTACTTGATGACGCCCTTCCTCCGCTATGAGTTAACGGCCAGATTGACTGCGGTTGCAAAAGCGGGTACGGGTGCAGTGGCTGAAAGCCGGTGA
- a CDS encoding S-ribosylhomocysteine lyase — MKKMNVESFNLDHTKVKAPYVRLAGVVNGSHGDTIYKYDVRICQPNKDHMEMPSLHSLEHLMAENIRNHTNQVVDFSPMGCQTGFYLTMLNVDNRDEVMDYLEATLKDVLVATEVPACNEVQCGWAASHSLEGAKELARKLLSLREEWSQVFATEA, encoded by the coding sequence ATGAAGAAGATGAATGTGGAGAGTTTTAACCTGGATCATACCAAGGTGAAGGCGCCTTATGTGCGATTGGCAGGTGTTGTGAACGGATCGCACGGGGATACCATCTACAAATACGATGTGCGCATCTGCCAGCCGAACAAAGACCACATGGAGATGCCATCGCTCCACTCACTCGAACACTTGATGGCGGAAAACATTCGCAATCATACCAATCAAGTCGTCGACTTCAGTCCAATGGGTTGCCAGACAGGCTTCTACCTCACGATGCTGAACGTCGACAATCGCGATGAAGTCATGGACTACCTTGAGGCTACTCTAAAGGACGTCCTTGTCGCCACAGAAGTCCCTGCCTGCAACGAAGTTCAGTGCGGGTGGGCCGCAAGTCACAGTCTAGAAGGCGCCAAGGAACTGGCTCGCAAACTACTGTCGCTGCGTGAGGAATGGTCGCAAGTATTCGCGACGGAAGCCTGA
- a CDS encoding tetratricopeptide repeat protein, with product MSGRMDDVQMEHALKLSSKGYLHAALERFQDLLASETLTESAKQSVIHDEIGKILVQQNQFDEARRALAAATASAVDLDHQAKCQIHLAMTYHAQGDYDRAYRLLIEIDNKLGPELMSARRGVLFNNLASIQWATQFYRDAVQSMLQSLEYFEAAGVNHYHGRLYYNLGVCYSDLREFDTAEMYIRKALEHPDDEGQLFSYIALSRMYLESGNYDLSIEYAMRSVPLFHEVPQSGEPLKTAYMCRILGELACHCGDMHLAQQLMEKAELQFGVAGQWRDFAEARNRISEWRQAGLPKDAQLGDTTMMRRFLLIIEAWNTQEFLCPKFAEFIDTRVMYAGELADRFQLSEDDKARLITAARLADYGLTAIDPDVVSSPLRSDSAWQQYQQHPLLSAEMLRELDLQEEIYILIASHHQRADGTGYPRQSRTGSDSGAEVAGFAGGTGGAAGAGIAGGTGSAAAGTGGAGGAAAGAGVTGRYLQGNDSAGRYSPGKPVADTGIAGTVIAGKGMAGQGIMAGNSFTGKDITGRSIASESSLAYLQTATVDRDTLNLSLRILQLSDAYADSVVLHQKLHSEAIEELRAHKSGFDPLVLAAFEQLFQP from the coding sequence ATGTCAGGACGGATGGACGATGTGCAAATGGAGCACGCGTTAAAGTTGTCCTCGAAAGGGTATTTGCACGCGGCTCTCGAACGATTTCAGGACTTACTCGCCAGCGAAACGCTCACGGAATCTGCAAAGCAGTCCGTAATTCACGATGAGATTGGAAAAATACTTGTACAGCAGAATCAATTTGATGAAGCGAGGCGGGCCTTGGCTGCGGCAACGGCGTCCGCTGTCGATTTAGATCATCAGGCGAAATGCCAGATCCACCTGGCTATGACTTATCATGCCCAGGGCGACTATGACCGGGCGTATCGTTTGCTTATCGAGATCGACAACAAACTTGGGCCCGAGCTTATGAGCGCCCGACGCGGTGTGCTCTTCAACAACCTTGCGTCCATCCAATGGGCAACGCAATTCTATCGCGACGCGGTGCAGAGCATGCTGCAGAGCCTCGAGTATTTCGAAGCAGCCGGCGTCAACCATTATCACGGTCGACTGTATTACAACCTCGGCGTGTGCTACAGCGACTTGCGCGAATTCGACACGGCCGAGATGTACATCAGGAAGGCCCTTGAGCACCCGGATGATGAAGGGCAGCTGTTTTCGTATATTGCACTTTCGCGCATGTACCTCGAGAGTGGAAATTATGACCTGAGCATCGAATACGCGATGCGATCCGTTCCGCTCTTTCACGAGGTCCCACAAAGTGGCGAGCCGCTCAAGACAGCCTACATGTGCCGAATTCTTGGCGAGTTGGCCTGCCATTGCGGAGATATGCACCTTGCCCAGCAGTTGATGGAAAAAGCAGAGTTGCAATTTGGTGTGGCTGGACAGTGGCGAGACTTTGCCGAAGCCAGAAACCGCATCAGCGAGTGGAGACAAGCAGGTCTACCAAAAGATGCGCAACTTGGGGACACCACCATGATGCGGCGATTCCTGCTCATCATCGAGGCTTGGAACACGCAGGAATTTCTTTGCCCGAAGTTCGCAGAGTTTATCGATACGCGGGTCATGTATGCAGGCGAACTGGCGGACAGGTTCCAGCTTAGCGAAGACGATAAAGCCCGCTTGATAACGGCTGCGAGGTTGGCGGACTATGGGTTGACGGCAATCGATCCCGATGTAGTCAGCTCCCCCCTCCGCTCAGACTCCGCTTGGCAACAGTATCAGCAGCACCCACTACTGAGCGCAGAGATGCTGCGGGAGCTCGATTTGCAAGAGGAAATCTACATTCTCATAGCGTCTCACCATCAACGTGCCGACGGTACAGGGTATCCCCGCCAAAGTCGTACCGGGTCCGATAGTGGCGCCGAAGTGGCAGGTTTCGCTGGGGGCACAGGGGGTGCAGCAGGCGCGGGGATCGCAGGAGGCACAGGAAGCGCAGCAGCAGGCACAGGGGGCGCAGGGGGCGCAGCAGCAGGAGCCGGAGTCACCGGGAGGTACCTCCAGGGCAACGACAGTGCGGGCAGGTACAGCCCGGGTAAGCCCGTCGCTGATACAGGCATCGCTGGCACGGTCATTGCAGGCAAAGGCATGGCAGGCCAGGGCATCATGGCAGGCAACAGTTTCACTGGCAAAGACATCACAGGTAGGAGCATCGCGTCCGAGAGTAGCCTGGCATATCTCCAAACTGCAACTGTGGACCGTGATACACTGAACTTGTCACTGCGGATTCTGCAGTTGTCCGATGCCTACGCGGATTCTGTGGTCCTTCACCAAAAACTCCATTCTGAAGCCATAGAAGAACTACGCGCACACAAGTCCGGGTTCGATCCGCTGGTTCTGGCAGCTTTCGAACAACTGTTTCAGCCATAA
- a CDS encoding sensor histidine kinase produces MTPGDLPIFDQTDHGIKLIEEERRRIARDLHDGPAQAITNVSMRLDILRRLMDSQPDLAAEELDRLQQRVRVLVSEVRRLIYDLRPVAIDEVGVVQATVQLCERNQHDWEIPIRVDVSDDISPSIAPARQVAIYRMIQELLNNVHKHAEATEVVVSFQQLDKDLVVRVIDNGKGFHPDSIPEGHFGIAGLKERVAFLSGELTMHSEPGAGSTFEIHLPVYLGTP; encoded by the coding sequence ATGACACCTGGCGATCTTCCCATTTTCGACCAGACTGACCACGGCATCAAGTTGATTGAAGAGGAACGTCGGCGTATTGCTCGCGATCTGCATGACGGCCCAGCACAGGCCATCACCAATGTGAGCATGAGGCTGGACATCCTTCGCAGGCTCATGGACTCGCAACCCGACCTTGCGGCTGAAGAGCTCGATAGACTACAGCAGCGCGTACGGGTGCTGGTAAGCGAGGTTCGAAGGCTCATTTATGACTTGCGACCTGTTGCCATCGACGAAGTTGGCGTCGTACAGGCCACCGTGCAGCTCTGCGAGCGCAATCAGCATGACTGGGAGATTCCGATTCGGGTCGATGTCAGTGACGACATCTCGCCAAGTATCGCACCTGCGAGACAAGTCGCCATCTATCGAATGATCCAAGAACTGCTAAACAACGTCCACAAGCACGCTGAAGCCACTGAGGTTGTGGTGTCATTCCAGCAGTTGGATAAAGACCTGGTTGTCCGTGTCATCGATAATGGGAAAGGATTTCATCCCGATTCCATTCCAGAAGGACACTTTGGCATTGCCGGCCTTAAGGAGCGAGTGGCGTTCTTGAGTGGAGAACTGACGATGCACTCGGAACCAGGAGCGGGATCGACATTTGAGATTCACCTTCCGGTTTACTTAGGAACACCGTAA
- a CDS encoding SDR family oxidoreductase, translated as METEAFHDKVVLVTGAGRGIGRAVAERYAAVGAKVVLWDKDEALLQETSRSIESQIPLQIPSEMHQAGEDTSDARTLAYVVDLSQPAQIEDTMAVVAQHFHHVDIVINNAGVSHWKSPLDLAVSEWDEVLEVNLRGTFLCAREAARYMPEGGAIVNIASTRGLMSEPNSEAYAASKGGILALTHALAASLADKRIRVNAISPGWIETGDYDALRPEDHSQHFAGRVGRPSDIAQACVYLTHPTNDFVTGINLVVDGGMTRKMMYVD; from the coding sequence GTGGAGACTGAAGCATTTCACGATAAAGTCGTTCTGGTTACTGGAGCGGGACGTGGAATTGGACGAGCCGTTGCAGAGCGCTACGCAGCCGTGGGAGCCAAAGTAGTGTTGTGGGACAAGGATGAGGCTTTGCTGCAAGAGACCAGCCGTTCGATTGAGTCGCAGATACCTTTGCAGATACCCTCGGAGATGCACCAAGCCGGGGAGGACACGTCGGATGCACGCACCCTCGCATACGTTGTTGACCTTAGCCAACCAGCGCAGATAGAAGACACAATGGCAGTCGTTGCACAGCACTTCCATCACGTTGATATTGTCATCAACAACGCAGGGGTGTCGCACTGGAAGTCCCCGCTCGATTTAGCTGTAAGTGAGTGGGACGAAGTATTAGAAGTAAATCTTCGCGGTACTTTTCTCTGCGCGCGTGAGGCAGCCCGTTACATGCCTGAAGGGGGTGCAATTGTAAACATTGCATCGACGAGGGGGTTGATGTCCGAACCTAATAGCGAGGCCTATGCCGCTTCGAAGGGGGGCATTTTGGCACTGACGCATGCGCTGGCTGCGTCCCTTGCTGATAAACGCATCCGTGTCAACGCCATCAGTCCAGGATGGATTGAAACAGGCGATTATGATGCACTTCGGCCTGAGGATCATTCGCAGCACTTTGCAGGCCGCGTCGGCCGCCCCTCGGACATTGCGCAAGCCTGTGTCTACCTGACGCATCCTACAAATGATTTCGTAACGGGCATCAACCTCGTCGTTGATGGCGGTATGACGCGCAAGATGATGTATGTGGACTGA
- a CDS encoding pyridoxal phosphate-dependent aminotransferase: protein MEQRLSARVRGIAPSATMSIDAKTKALLNDGQPVVNMSVGEPDFDTPKAAAFAGIKAIVNGQTRYTAAAGTLDLRKAIVGKLMRENGLQYTPEQIVVSSGAKHSLFNIFLAICDPGDEVILPAPYWVSYPEQIRLSGAEPVIVSCTEASGFKMTAEQLQAAITPKTKAVMLNSPNNPTGAVYSREELTALGEVLVKHDIYVVTDEIYEKLVYGVEHYSIGSLVPELMSRTIVVNGFSKAFAMTGWRLGYLAGPLDVVKAVSSLQSHATGNPTSISQVAGVAAFDAFDPSMVVAFHERRDYLVRSLQEIDGIECLMPDGAFYVFPNISAFYGRSLEGKRIENSNDFCTLLLETDLVAAVPGAAFGAPDNMRLSYATSMDQIKLAVERIQQFLSRLQ, encoded by the coding sequence ATGGAGCAACGTTTATCTGCGCGTGTTCGTGGCATCGCGCCATCCGCGACGATGAGTATCGACGCGAAGACCAAGGCCCTGCTGAATGACGGGCAGCCAGTTGTGAATATGAGCGTCGGTGAGCCAGATTTCGATACCCCGAAAGCCGCCGCTTTTGCTGGCATCAAGGCGATTGTTAACGGACAGACCAGGTACACTGCGGCAGCAGGTACACTAGACCTTCGTAAAGCCATTGTTGGCAAGCTCATGCGAGAGAACGGGCTGCAATACACCCCTGAGCAGATTGTCGTGTCATCTGGGGCAAAACATTCCTTGTTCAATATCTTCCTTGCCATTTGCGACCCTGGTGACGAAGTCATCCTTCCTGCACCTTACTGGGTTTCATATCCCGAGCAAATTCGTCTCTCCGGAGCCGAGCCTGTGATTGTTTCCTGCACAGAAGCCTCCGGTTTCAAGATGACAGCCGAACAACTTCAAGCAGCCATCACTCCGAAAACCAAGGCTGTGATGTTGAACTCACCGAATAACCCCACAGGAGCGGTTTATTCACGTGAGGAATTGACAGCGCTCGGCGAAGTACTGGTAAAACACGATATCTACGTCGTTACAGACGAGATTTACGAGAAGCTGGTGTACGGCGTGGAGCACTACAGCATCGGTTCCCTCGTCCCAGAACTGATGTCTCGCACCATCGTGGTAAACGGCTTTTCCAAAGCGTTTGCGATGACCGGATGGCGGCTCGGCTACCTTGCAGGTCCGCTCGATGTTGTCAAGGCGGTGTCGAGCCTGCAGAGCCACGCCACAGGAAACCCGACGAGCATCTCCCAGGTTGCTGGTGTCGCCGCATTCGACGCGTTTGACCCATCCATGGTTGTAGCTTTCCATGAGCGCCGTGACTACCTCGTCCGCTCGCTGCAGGAGATAGATGGTATTGAATGCCTGATGCCAGACGGAGCGTTTTACGTCTTCCCGAACATCTCCGCATTCTACGGAAGGTCGCTTGAAGGCAAACGGATCGAAAACTCAAACGACTTCTGCACCCTGTTGCTTGAAACGGATTTGGTGGCAGCCGTGCCCGGAGCGGCGTTCGGTGCACCGGACAACATGCGGCTGTCGTACGCGACCTCGATGGATCAGATTAAACTGGCGGTCGAGCGCATTCAACAGTTCCTGTCGCGGTTGCAGTAG